From a single Pseudoliparis swirei isolate HS2019 ecotype Mariana Trench chromosome 12, NWPU_hadal_v1, whole genome shotgun sequence genomic region:
- the gtf2h5 gene encoding general transcription factor IIH subunit 5 isoform X2 produces the protein MVNVHKGVLVECDPAMKQFLLYLDEKMALGKKFILKDLDDTHVFILAEVVQILQERVGELMDQNSYTFTQK, from the exons ATGGTCAACGTCCACAAAGGTGTCCTCGTCGAATG TGATCCTGCCATGAAGCAGTTCCTCCTCTACCTGGATGAAAAAATGGCCTTGGGAAAGAAGTTCATCCTCAAGGACCTTGACGACACACACGTCTTCATCCTTGCAGAGGTGGTTCAGATCCTGCAGGAGAGAGTTGGCGAGTTAATGGACCAGAATTCTTACACCTTCACGCAGAAATGA
- the dynlt1b gene encoding dynein light chain Tctex-type 1 gives MDEDQTEEETTFLVEEVSKIIKESVEAAIGVNTYQHNRVNHWTTSVVEQCLSQLSKLGKPFKYIVTCIIMQKTGAGLQTTSACFWDNSTDGSCAVRWENNSMYCIVSIFGLAI, from the exons ATGGACGAGGATCAGACGGAAGAGGAG ACTACGTTCCTCGTTGAAGAAGTGTCAAAAATCATTAAAGAG TCGGTAGAAGCAGCCATAGGAGTAAATACCTACCAGCACAACAGAGtaaaccactggaccaccagtGTAGTGGAGCAATGCCTCAGTCAACTCAGCAAACTCGGGAAGCCTTTCAAATATATAG TAACCTGTATCATCATGCAAAAAACTGGAGCAGGTCTGCAAACAACCAGCGCGTGCTTCTGGGACAACTCTACTGATG GAAGCTGTGCGGTGAGATGGGAGAACAATTCCATGTACTGTATCGTCAGTATTTTTGGGCTGGCCATCTGA
- the tmem181 gene encoding transmembrane protein 181 isoform X2 produces the protein MDTDYSSGSENPVYTELKYFCRKIQEAYNELKEDLTPYRDNRFYRLAPMRLYTLSKRHFVLVFVFFLICFGLTIFIGIAGPKIIAEQEHSGEQLLLKNLSVKTGPFNLVSPPLTTYNQQLWLTCVMQVENSNMGDFQQPFEINVELKGVTQDASVMHINNVHQKSRTLHCGAKCDEIIVLHLGYLNYTQYQVMVRFNGLENITYEIKVKFVWKMYNPSFSQVEIWFRFVFVVLTFMVTCLFAHSLRKFSMRDWGIEQKWMSILLPMLLLYNDPFFPLSFLVNSWFPGTLDTFFQALFLCALLLFWLCVYHGIRVQGQRKCLTFYLPKLIIVGFLWLSAVTLGIWQTVNELQDPTYQYKVDIVNFQGMKVFFLIVVALYILYLIFLVVRACSELKNMPYSDLRLRFLTALTFVVLVISMVILYLRFGAKALQDNFVAELSTHYQNSAEFLSFYGLLNFYLYTLAFVYSPSKNSLYDSQLKDNPAFSMLNDSDDEVIYGSDYEDKPLRNGRAIKATAKYQDESDSN, from the exons ATGGACACCGACTACTCGTCCGGCTCGGAGAACCCTGTGTACACCGAGCTGAAATACTTCTGCAGGAAGATACAGGAGGCCTACAATGAGCTGAAGGAGGACCTGACACCCTACCGCGATAATCGCTTTTACAG ACTGGCACCCATGCGGCTCTACACCTTGTCCAAGAGACATTTTGTCTTGGTCTTCGTGTTCTTCCTGATCTGCTTTGGCCTCACGATCTTCATCGGGATTGCGG GTCCAAAGATTATTGCTGAGCAAGAGCACAGTGGAGAACAGTTACTTCTCAAAAACCTCTCAGTCAAG ACTGGGCCCTTCAAtctcgtgtctcctcccctcaccaCCTACAACCAGCAGCTGTGGCTCACCTGCGTGATGCAGGTGGAAAACAGCAACA TGGGAGACTTCCAGCAGCCTTTTGAGATCAATGTTGAGCTGAAAGGAGTGACGCAGGACGCCAGTGTGATGCACATCAACAATGTGCACCAGAAATCCCGGACGCTACACTGCGGGGCC AAATGTGATGAGATCATTGTGCTCCATCTTGGCTATCTGAACTACACCCAGTACCAGGTCATGGTCCGCTTCAACGGCCTTGAAAACATCACATATGAAATCAAGGTCAAGTTTGTG TGGAAAATGTACAACCCCAGCTTCTCTCAAGTGGAGATCTGGTTCCGATTTGTCTTTGTGGTGCTGACCTTTATGGTGACG TGTCTGTTTGCACACTCTCTGAGGAAGTTCTCTATGAGGGATTGGGGCATAGAACAGAAGTGGATGTCCATCCTGCTCCCTATGCTGTTACTCTACAATG ATCCATTTTTCCCGCTGTCATTCCTGGTGAACAGCTGGTTTCCAGGGACGTTAGACACTTTCTTCCAGGCTCTGTTCCTGTGTGCGCTGCTGCTCTTCTGGCTCTGTGTTTACCATGGCATCAGGGTTCAG GGGCAGAGGAAATGTCTGACGTTCTACTTGCCGAAGCTGATAATTGTGGGTTTTCTGTGGCTGTCGGCGGTTACACTGGGCATTTGGCAAAC GGTTAATGAACTCCAAGACCCTACCTATCAGTATAAAGTGGACATAGTGAACTTTCAG GGCATGAAGGTCTTCTTCCTGATCGTAGTTGCCCTCTACATCCTCTACCTGATTTTCCTGGTCGTCAGAGCTTGTTCTGAACTCAAGAACATGCCTTACTCTG ATCTCCGGCTCAGGTTTTTGACAGCTCTGACGTTTGTGGTCCTTGTTATAAG CATGGTCATCCTCTACCTGAGGTTTGGTGCCAAGGCTCTCCAAGACAACTTTGTTGCTGAACTGTCGACGCATTACCAAAACT CAGCTGAATTTTTATCATTCTATGGTCTACTCaatttttacttgtatacattgGCATTTGTGTATTCCCCCTCCAAAAATTCACTTTATG ACTCCCAGTTGAAGGATAATCCTGCTTTCTCCATGCTAAATGACTCAGATGATGAAGTAATATATGG GAGTGATTATGAAGACAAGCCTTTACGAAACGGACGTGCTATCAAAGCAACCGCCAAGTACCAGGATGAGAGTGACAGTAACTGA
- the gtf2h5 gene encoding general transcription factor IIH subunit 5 isoform X1, with the protein MNDNNIFLNCTYITRNPWIAEDCPSVQPVRHHSFRNRNNHSAQVFEDCFRIDCWFLCSCQHGQRPQRCPRRMLFPLLPSAHWTSDPAMKQFLLYLDEKMALGKKFILKDLDDTHVFILAEVVQILQERVGELMDQNSYTFTQK; encoded by the exons ATGAATgataataacatttttttaaactgtacttATATCACGCGCAATCCTTGGATCGCAGAAGATTGTCCCTCGGTGCAGCCCGTACGTCACCACAGCTTCAGAAACAGGAACAACCACAGCGCTCAG GTTTTTGAGGATTGTTTTCGCATCGACTGCTGGTTTCTCTGCTCCTGTCAACATGGTCAACGTCCACAAAGGTGTCCTCGTCGAATG CTGTTCCCTTTACTACCCTCTGCTCACTGGACCAGTGATCCTGCCATGAAGCAGTTCCTCCTCTACCTGGATGAAAAAATGGCCTTGGGAAAGAAGTTCATCCTCAAGGACCTTGACGACACACACGTCTTCATCCTTGCAGAGGTGGTTCAGATCCTGCAGGAGAGAGTTGGCGAGTTAATGGACCAGAATTCTTACACCTTCACGCAGAAATGA
- the tmem181 gene encoding transmembrane protein 181 isoform X1 yields MELLAPMRLYTLSKRHFVLVFVFFLICFGLTIFIGIAGPKIIAEQEHSGEQLLLKNLSVKTGPFNLVSPPLTTYNQQLWLTCVMQVENSNMGDFQQPFEINVELKGVTQDASVMHINNVHQKSRTLHCGAKCDEIIVLHLGYLNYTQYQVMVRFNGLENITYEIKVKFVWKMYNPSFSQVEIWFRFVFVVLTFMVTCLFAHSLRKFSMRDWGIEQKWMSILLPMLLLYNDPFFPLSFLVNSWFPGTLDTFFQALFLCALLLFWLCVYHGIRVQGQRKCLTFYLPKLIIVGFLWLSAVTLGIWQTVNELQDPTYQYKVDIVNFQGMKVFFLIVVALYILYLIFLVVRACSELKNMPYSDLRLRFLTALTFVVLVISMVILYLRFGAKALQDNFVAELSTHYQNSAEFLSFYGLLNFYLYTLAFVYSPSKNSLYDSQLKDNPAFSMLNDSDDEVIYGSDYEDKPLRNGRAIKATAKYQDESDSN; encoded by the exons ATGGAGCT ACTGGCACCCATGCGGCTCTACACCTTGTCCAAGAGACATTTTGTCTTGGTCTTCGTGTTCTTCCTGATCTGCTTTGGCCTCACGATCTTCATCGGGATTGCGG GTCCAAAGATTATTGCTGAGCAAGAGCACAGTGGAGAACAGTTACTTCTCAAAAACCTCTCAGTCAAG ACTGGGCCCTTCAAtctcgtgtctcctcccctcaccaCCTACAACCAGCAGCTGTGGCTCACCTGCGTGATGCAGGTGGAAAACAGCAACA TGGGAGACTTCCAGCAGCCTTTTGAGATCAATGTTGAGCTGAAAGGAGTGACGCAGGACGCCAGTGTGATGCACATCAACAATGTGCACCAGAAATCCCGGACGCTACACTGCGGGGCC AAATGTGATGAGATCATTGTGCTCCATCTTGGCTATCTGAACTACACCCAGTACCAGGTCATGGTCCGCTTCAACGGCCTTGAAAACATCACATATGAAATCAAGGTCAAGTTTGTG TGGAAAATGTACAACCCCAGCTTCTCTCAAGTGGAGATCTGGTTCCGATTTGTCTTTGTGGTGCTGACCTTTATGGTGACG TGTCTGTTTGCACACTCTCTGAGGAAGTTCTCTATGAGGGATTGGGGCATAGAACAGAAGTGGATGTCCATCCTGCTCCCTATGCTGTTACTCTACAATG ATCCATTTTTCCCGCTGTCATTCCTGGTGAACAGCTGGTTTCCAGGGACGTTAGACACTTTCTTCCAGGCTCTGTTCCTGTGTGCGCTGCTGCTCTTCTGGCTCTGTGTTTACCATGGCATCAGGGTTCAG GGGCAGAGGAAATGTCTGACGTTCTACTTGCCGAAGCTGATAATTGTGGGTTTTCTGTGGCTGTCGGCGGTTACACTGGGCATTTGGCAAAC GGTTAATGAACTCCAAGACCCTACCTATCAGTATAAAGTGGACATAGTGAACTTTCAG GGCATGAAGGTCTTCTTCCTGATCGTAGTTGCCCTCTACATCCTCTACCTGATTTTCCTGGTCGTCAGAGCTTGTTCTGAACTCAAGAACATGCCTTACTCTG ATCTCCGGCTCAGGTTTTTGACAGCTCTGACGTTTGTGGTCCTTGTTATAAG CATGGTCATCCTCTACCTGAGGTTTGGTGCCAAGGCTCTCCAAGACAACTTTGTTGCTGAACTGTCGACGCATTACCAAAACT CAGCTGAATTTTTATCATTCTATGGTCTACTCaatttttacttgtatacattgGCATTTGTGTATTCCCCCTCCAAAAATTCACTTTATG ACTCCCAGTTGAAGGATAATCCTGCTTTCTCCATGCTAAATGACTCAGATGATGAAGTAATATATGG GAGTGATTATGAAGACAAGCCTTTACGAAACGGACGTGCTATCAAAGCAACCGCCAAGTACCAGGATGAGAGTGACAGTAACTGA